CAAAGAAACAAGTGGCCTTGAATTAGGAGAAGTTCAAAACTTGCTGGGAGAATGTGTTATATTTCATGCTGTACTCTaggaaatgaaaaataaaaattaatacgGAATTATGGTAGACAAGTTGACAGGAGACCAATGACAGACATTTTTGACATGATAAAAATGCTAGCGTACAACTGCATGAAGCAACATGCAATTAACTAAAAAATGATATAACGTTGCCAGTGGTGACATATCAGCACATGGGCCACCATAAGAATCAGAACATTATGGTAACACTACTACAGCAAAAAGCTAATAGTCACCAACTTAATTTTAGTTATAGAAAATAGAAACATACCATATGCACACAAGCTTCCCGTGCACACTCCATGCACACCAACTAGTAAATGTCACGAAAAATTCTACAAAAAATTGGACATTTACtcctaatagtattacacatatctacaaagcctcatattcaaattcattatattttagccataacaaaaaagtaaaaaatctgacagttttaagggtaaaaatctgtcagaattttgtctttttcgTTACAggtaaaatataatgaatttgaagataagatttcacatataggtgtaatactattggaagtatgtgtccatttttttctagaattttctgtgacatttgctagttggtgtgcacagAGTGTGCACGGGaagcttgtgtgcataggatatattCCCCTAGAAAATACACACTAGAGTCCAGACATACCAACTCCATGTTAAAAACTAGtcacatatgaaaaaaaaagcatgtgcCGTTTGTATGCCAAATAAGACGAGGAACATTGAACTTACAATAGACAGCACATCTTCAGCTAAATCTTTCTCAAATGAAGGAGGACCAACTTTGACATCCAGAATAACCTGCCTTACGGATTGCGATATCAACTGTGCAAAGAAGGAGAAAGGTcaatacaaaaaaaaacaaaaaaagaacaattttcCACATCTATCCAGAAAACATAAGCCAATTGGGATGAGGTTTTACACGTCATATGAAGCTTAAGTGATTATGAGTATTGCTACCTCTCCCAAAAATAAAACCATACAAAACCTAAAACTGAGTGTATTAAGGCTTACCGCTAGAACATCTTGTGCTTTAGGGACTTCCTGGTTCTGGACTGTTTTTGACAGTTGAAACCTTGTGCTTAGAGCTTTAATCTACAAAAAACTAAAAGAATACATCATTAGCATCCTGACAACATATGGACATTAACACAGAACCAATCAATGATCAGGAAACTAGTGTTGGAAAAAATTAGCTGGTTTCAGCCATGCACTTCAGAATATCATTCATCATCGAACTGTTTGTTTTGAGTTCAACTAAATAAAGAGAAATAATTTGTGAATCCTGAGTTCCAGACAAAAAAAGGAGCAAGCAGCAACAAGTTTAAAACCAAATAATCACCTCATCCGAGCTCCAGTAGCCAACTTTTGCTGTAGAATTACCAGACATTCTTTGCAGATCCCTGCCTGTGTCAATTTTGAATTAGGTAACAGGACATattgttcaaaagaaaaatattagcaTGTAGTAAAATGGCTGCTTCTCTCTTTAAAACATCTCTTGCAACTGTCTTAAAGTGATTCAGTTTATTTCTGCGACAATTTACTGGCTGCTTCTTGTGGGTGCCTCTAATCATTCCCAACTATataaattcgaaaaaaaaaacttttatttaTTAAAGAATAGGAGATTCAAGCTTTCTATAACTGAAATGCTAACAGCCAAACATAGAAAGTGAGCTCTAGCCACTTGATAGTTTGTAAGATACAAGGTAATGAGAATAAGAATAATGAAAATAGATGCTAATGCCATGCATTATGTGGCAAGGAGTGAATTATGAAAGAAATGCAACTGCACATTATGCAGTACGAGGCACATAGAATtatcaataaatataatttatacatCATAGTCCACCACTTTGGTCACAGAAATGTCAACATATCCATACATGCACCACCTATCTATAATTATGAGCACCGAAATATGGAAGATAGCTACAATGCGGACAAAATAAAAATGCCTAATTTTCCCAAGAAATATTGTTTCAAGTAGCACAAGGACCTCAATCAATCAATTAGATAGCCTATGTGCGATCCACTTGCATAAAAGGGATACAATGCTCAATCCTACATAACAGAACTATGACAACACATACCATTACTCCATTACTACTATAACTTCAGTCACTAGTTCCATTAAAACTGATGTACATCTCCAAAATGAGTAATAAATCAGGCAGACCTTGTCCCCTTATCAACCCAGGACACAACGGAAATATGTCGACTCACCACCATTAGCATCATAACTTCAACCTCTAGTTCCATTAAAATTAAGCGGCACGCGCGTATGCGACAATCAAGAGCTGCATTCAACAACCAAGCACAAATGCATCTAATGCTCCAATGACCCAAGCAGCAGTCCAATCAATTACCTATCGTGAAGCACAAAGAGCGCGCCATCGGAGGACCTCGAGACGTCCACCTCCACGCAGTCGACGCGCGCGTCCAGAGCCAGGCGGAAGGCGTCCATCTGCGCACGAGATCCCCCAATCAAACCAAAGAACAAGTCAGGCAAATTCACATTCACCCCAAGAGCTCTCCAAGATCAGCAAACGAAAGGTGCGGATTGACGCAGACCATCTCGGAAACCCTACCGAGTTGGGGAACGCGTTGGTGGagtcgccgccgtgcgcgcacACCATCGGCGGGCTCGCGATCCACCCGCACCTCCTCTCCCGCAtctgcacacaaaaaaaaaaaacgaagggTTAGCGAACAGTATGAGCTCCAAATCAAGGGAATCGGAGAGCGGATTAGGGATTCAGGAAtgggagagggggggaggaCGAACGCGGtggaagcggcggaggcggaagtgGAAGAAGGCCGGGGGGAtgagggagagggcggcgaggaggaggagcaggcggaggaggcggttggtggggaggatgcggcggaggagagcggaggaggaggaggaggaggacggcggggaggccctcttcgtcgccggcggcgggaagagcggcagcggcggcggctgctgctggcgGCGCCTCCCGAGCCCGAGAAGCCTTCTCATTGCTACTCTCTCGTCAGTCTCTCTTTGCCAAGTGGGGGATTCGACCACTGGTTGTTCTCTCAAGACGAAGAGACTGTTCGCCTGGGCCTGGGCCTGGGCCTGTGGCCCTGTAGAAGCCGAATACAAGAAAGGAAGGCCCAACCCAATGCTCTTAATCCAAGAGCAGGGTCAGCTACAAACAAGAACTTTAAGAGAGAAGTGGGCTACATATTTCTAACACGAACTAAGAccttatgtgtgtatgatagatggaaccaattattaatgatgtagtatatatatttgtagtaaactattatatgaattggttattagattaactataaatgatttagagTTAGTAGGTGGCTATAATATTAAACAGGCTAAATAAAAACAATGCTCTTCTAGCATTTTCTAAACTCATTGATGCATTATCACATTTATTACGTTTGTTAgatttggagtttttttttggataatgggTTTATCCGAGTACATTCTCTTTCAATCGGATATAGATTtgcgtaattttttttttttgagaaacaattTGCGTAAATTTTGTTTATGAGATGAACCATTTGTTTCTCTAGAATTTTATATTTACTGCCAATGGGAGTATAAATTCGGAATCGTTATTCAACGCAGCTGCATTTTCAATTCACACTTTTttcagatgaaagttttcacatTAAAGTTTTCTAATGAAAATTTTTCGGATGAAAGTTTTTGGTTTGGAAGCTTTTAGGAGAAAGGCGTGCCCTGTGAACGTGGTTATGCTAATTGCGATTCTcataaaaattttaacaatTACTTGGCCCGCCATCAATTTGGACTCTTGCTTTGCTGCTAAAACGAGCATTTATAATAGCTCTAACGTTTGCTTTTCAGCTTATTAGTACATTCTAgatcttaaatttggagttgatctTGATGTTTTTTCACTATAAatatttttcagcattgacttttaaatcATTGTTAACATATATCTAAAAGTTttatcctaattttttttcactaataAGCGTTACGTCTTATGAGCAATACATTTCAATGGtgtctatttttaaaaacagAAATGTTACTGTCTTGATGAAGATATCAGAGATAGCATATTCTTTAGTGCTGATTTTTAAAGATCCGTAGTGTAAAGTATCAGTagatatcacaaaaaaaatattgtaatccCTTACTGTAAAATCACTTCAAAAATTGTTCCTGAAAATGGTGAATAAAACATCGGCGGACGCTCAGATATGCATAATTTCCACATTCAAATTTTAACCCCAGCTGATAGATACACCCACATCTCTCCCATCAAATAAACATACGTTTGCAAAAACTGTACAAATTTCAAGTATGGGTTATTGTAGCCATTCAAAATCCCCGTTGGGGAACAGAACATCGAGTTTATCACTGTTTCTTTTATATACacaaaacatcacaaaattatTAGTGACACGTCTGCTTGTTTAATTATGCAAGAACAGCATCAAGCAACCATTAATTATACTACCATTCCAATATTCCATGGAAGCAATCAAGCTTAATTTGCAAAAGTGAAGtgaagcagagcagagcagctaGCTCAGATGGCCttgaggaggtcggcggcggcggcggcgatgtcctGGCCGTCGGCGAGGGTGACGATGTTGGGGGAGTCCATGGCCACGACGTCCTCCGTGGTGAACCCgtcctcgtcgcggaggagctcctcgctgccggcggcgaccatcccCGGCAGGATCACCGTCCTGTGCAGCCCCGGGAGGAGGCGCTCCCTGTCGGTGTCGCCCTTCTCGCCGACGAGCACCGCCACCTTGGACAGGTCGATCCCCCACTGTATCGACAGGTACCTGAAAGGTGAACGCGTCGAACGGTCAGAGACGACGAGATGGTGGTGTCGGcgatggcgtcgccggcggcggcgtgtcaCCTGAGCGCGCGCGGCCGGGAGGCGGAGAGCGGGACGACGTTGAGGCGCGTGCACGCGCGCGTGTAGACGAGGTTGCACCGGAAGCCGCGCATCCGCAGCGCCTGCCTGATCCAGTCGACCTTCTTCACCTGCGACAATGGCGGCGCGACGGATCAAGAGGTGTTCGTCGTCGAATGGTGTTCGTTGTCG
The nucleotide sequence above comes from Oryza glaberrima chromosome 11, OglaRS2, whole genome shotgun sequence. Encoded proteins:
- the LOC127753968 gene encoding glycerophosphodiester phosphodiesterase GDPD4, which gives rise to MRRLLGLGRRRQQQPPPLPLFPPPATKRASPPSSSSSSSALLRRILPTNRLLRLLLLLAALSLIPPAFFHFRLRRFHRMRERRCGWIASPPMVCAHGGDSTNAFPNSMDAFRLALDARVDCVEVDVSRSSDGALFVLHDRDLQRMSGNSTAKVGYWSSDEIKALSTRFQLSKTVQNQEVPKAQDVLALISQSVRQVILDVKVGPPSFEKDLAEDVLSIIGRTQCKNCLVWAKSDNVGRDVIKLSKDITVGYIVMVDKSTGRTTELVRITGSKVAGVYHRLIHEKLMKVMHRNDKKVYAWTVDDADSMKRMLYEHVDAIVTSNPSLLQQLMQETRTECMEDGFALP